Proteins encoded within one genomic window of Vicia villosa cultivar HV-30 ecotype Madison, WI unplaced genomic scaffold, Vvil1.0 ctg.002094F_1_1, whole genome shotgun sequence:
- the LOC131637835 gene encoding DNA topoisomerase 1 alpha-like isoform X1: MAVEASDKPNLPKKFDDDSDDDQPLSFKRHANKSPLHSQDSDDDQPLSLSFKRYANKSPLHSQVKKTTYRQITDVPSSNAQNSKPVNTSYYKSPVAKPLLGQKVTLDVKKLTKPVEHPTEGYCEDFEDDDDDGKPLSSTLKIKSNHGNKVVAPVVNKKYSQDSDSNDDDKPISKVHKQRQNGFSTSNEQLKPSTLPVKRELENCDAPHSSAKKSKISDSTALIKTKQVSVKCEIKAEEEDDDDDDDDDDDLPISHRFNKSPTLADKPSSTSKILAKVTKVNKSGSTSFKKQIKNKQTKNKSKKSSSGSEYSKSSKLLPSSGDGQKKWTTLIHNGVIFPPPYKPHGVKMLYMGRPVDLTPEQEEVATMYAVMRDTDYMQKDRFKENFWTDWHKLLGKNHVIQSLKDCDFTPIYEWCQSEKEKKKQMTTEEKKALKEEKLKQEEKYTWAIVDGVKEKVGNFRVEPPGLFRGRGEHPKMGRLKKRIRPSDIVINIGSDAPVPECPIPGEGWKDIRNDNTVTWLCYWSDPISPRLFKYVFLAASSSLKGQSDKEKYEKARMLKDCIGNIRASYTKDFTSKDITKQQIAVATYLIDKLALRAGNEKDEDEADTVGCCTLKVENVTSEAPNKLKFNFLGKDSIKYENTVEVELPVYDAILKFQKDRDPGKDLFDKLDTHKLNAHLKELMPGLTAKVFRTFNASITLDDKLNKDTKDGDAAEKIVVYQHANKQVAIICNHQRSVSKSHSAQMTKLNEKIDELQDVLKELKVDLDRARKGKSPTKSSDGKSKRSLTPEVLEKKISQTNAKIQKMQRDMKTKEDLKTIALGTSKINYLDPRITVAWCKRHEVPIEKLFTKSLLAKFAWAMNVDPDFRF, encoded by the exons ATGGCTGTTGAGGCTTCTGATAAACCAAACTTGCCCAAAAAATTTGACGATGACAGCGATGATGATCAACCGTTATCTTTTAAAAGACACGCCAACAAGAGTCCATTGCATTCTCAAGACAGTGATGATGATCAACCGTTATCTTTATCTTTTAAAAGATACGCCAACAAGAGTCCATTGCATTCTCAAGTAAAGAAAACAACTTATAGACAGATAACTGACGTGCCTTCGTCCAATGCCCAAAATTCTAAGCCTGTCAACACCTCCTACTACAAGTCACCTGTAGCAAAGCCTCTTCTGGGACAGAAAGTAACTCTTGATGTTAAGAAACTAACAAAACCTGTTGAACACCCTACAGAAGGTTATTGTGAAGATTTCGAGGATGACGACGATGATGGTAAACCATTGAGTTCTACGTTGAAGATAAAATCTAATCATGGTAACAAAGTAGTAGCTCCGGTAGTTAACAAGAAATATTCTcaagactctgactcaaatgaTGATGATAAGCCTATTTCAAAAGTTCATAAACAGCGGCAAAATGGTTTTAGCACAAGTAATGAACAGCTAAAGCCATCTACACTACCAGTTAAGAGAGAACTCGAAAATTGTGATGCCCCGCACTCTTCGGCTAAAAAGTCAAAGATCTCAGATTCAACCGCTTTAATCAAAACTAAACAAGTCTCTGTTAAGTGTGAAATTAAagctgaggaagaagatgatgatgatgatgatgatgatgatgatgatcttcCTATTTCCCATAGATTTAACAAGTCACCAACATTAGCTGATAAACCATCTTCCACAAGCAAGATATTGGCAAAGGTTACTAAAGTTAATAAGTCAGGTTCAACATCTTTTAAGAAACAGATCAAGAACAAACAGACCAAGAACAAGTCAAAAAAATCCAGCAGTGGCTCAGAATATTCCAAATCATCGAAACTTCTTCCTAGCTCTGGTGATGGGCAGAAAAAATGGACTACGTTAATTCATAATGGTGTCATTTTCCCTCCTCCTTACAAGCCCCATGGGGTAAAAATGCTTTATATGGGGAGGCCTGTTGATTTGACTCCTGAGCAAGAGGAG GTTGCTACAATGTATGCGGTTATGCGAGATACAGATTACATGCAAAAAGATAGGTTCAAGGAAAATTTCTGGACTGATTGGCATAAGTTGCTAGGAAAAAATCATGTAATTCAAAGCTTGAAAGATTGTGACTTTACCCCAATCTATGAGTGGTGCCAaagtgaaaaggaaaagaagaaacAGATGACTACAGAA GAGAAGAAAGCTCTGAAGGAAGAAAAATTGAAGCAAGAGGAGAAATACACGTGGGCTATTGTCGACGGTGTTAAAGAGAAG GTTGGAAATTTCAGAGTTGAACCTCCTGGATTGTTTCGTGGCCGAGGAGAGCATCCCAAG ATGGGAAGATTAAAAAAACGCATTCGTCCAAGTGATATTGTAATTAATATTGGAAGTGATGCACCAGTTCCTGAATGTCCTATTCCTGGTGAAGG ATGGAAGGATATAAGAAATGACAATACAGTTACATGGTTATGCTATTGGAGTGACCCAATTAGTCCAAGGTTATTCAAGTATGTGTTTCTGGCAGCTAGTAGTTCCTTGAAAGGTCAAAGTGACAAGGAAAAGTATGAGAAGGCTAGGATGTTGAAG GATTGTATAGGGAACATCAGGGCTTCATACACGAAAGATTTTACGAGTAAGGATATTACAAAACAGCAGATAGCTGTTGCTACTTATCTCATTGATAAACTGGCTCTGAGGGCTGGTAATGAGAAG GATGAAGATGAAGCAGACACTGTTGGCTGCTGCACATTAAAAGTTGAGAATGTGACAAGCGAAGCCCCCAACAAATTGAAG TTTAACTTCCTTGGTAAAGATTCGATCAAGTATGAAAATACAGTTGAGGTTGAGCTTCCTGTTTATGATGCAATTTTGAAGTTCCAAAAAG ATCGAGACCCTGGTAAAGATCTCTTTGATAAGCTGGATACACATAAATTGAATGCTCATCTGAAAGAACTCATGCCTGGCTTAACAGCAAAAGTTTTCCGCACATTCAATGCATCTATCACATTGGATGATAAG TTGAATAAAGACACTAAAGATGGAGATGCTGCAGAAAAGATTGTTGTTTATCAGCATGCCAATAAACAG GTTGCAATCATCTGTAATCATCAACGGAGTGTTTCAAAATCTCACAGTGCACAAATGACTAAACTAAATGAGAAAATTGATGAACTTCAG GATGTTCTGAAGGAGCTGAAAGTAGATTTGGACAGGGCAAGAAAAGGAAAGTCCCCTACAAAGAGTTCAGATGGAAAAAGCAAACGAAGCTTAACTCCCGAAGT GCTAGAGAAAAAGATATctcaaaccaatgcaaaaattcAGAAAATGCAACGTGATATGAAGACAAAAGAAGATCTTAAAACTATAGCATTGGGCACATCCAAGATAAACTATCTCGACCCCAGGATTACAGTTGCCTGGTGCAAGCGGCATGAGGTTCCCATTGAGAAG CTTTTCACAAAATCTCTGCTGGCAAAATTTGCTTGGGCAATGAATGTGGACCCAGATTTCAGATTCTGA
- the LOC131637835 gene encoding DNA topoisomerase 1 beta-like isoform X2, which yields MGRLKKRIRPSDIVINIGSDAPVPECPIPGEGWKDIRNDNTVTWLCYWSDPISPRLFKYVFLAASSSLKGQSDKEKYEKARMLKDCIGNIRASYTKDFTSKDITKQQIAVATYLIDKLALRAGNEKDEDEADTVGCCTLKVENVTSEAPNKLKFNFLGKDSIKYENTVEVELPVYDAILKFQKDRDPGKDLFDKLDTHKLNAHLKELMPGLTAKVFRTFNASITLDDKLNKDTKDGDAAEKIVVYQHANKQVAIICNHQRSVSKSHSAQMTKLNEKIDELQDVLKELKVDLDRARKGKSPTKSSDGKSKRSLTPEVLEKKISQTNAKIQKMQRDMKTKEDLKTIALGTSKINYLDPRITVAWCKRHEVPIEKLFTKSLLAKFAWAMNVDPDFRF from the exons ATGGGAAGATTAAAAAAACGCATTCGTCCAAGTGATATTGTAATTAATATTGGAAGTGATGCACCAGTTCCTGAATGTCCTATTCCTGGTGAAGG ATGGAAGGATATAAGAAATGACAATACAGTTACATGGTTATGCTATTGGAGTGACCCAATTAGTCCAAGGTTATTCAAGTATGTGTTTCTGGCAGCTAGTAGTTCCTTGAAAGGTCAAAGTGACAAGGAAAAGTATGAGAAGGCTAGGATGTTGAAG GATTGTATAGGGAACATCAGGGCTTCATACACGAAAGATTTTACGAGTAAGGATATTACAAAACAGCAGATAGCTGTTGCTACTTATCTCATTGATAAACTGGCTCTGAGGGCTGGTAATGAGAAG GATGAAGATGAAGCAGACACTGTTGGCTGCTGCACATTAAAAGTTGAGAATGTGACAAGCGAAGCCCCCAACAAATTGAAG TTTAACTTCCTTGGTAAAGATTCGATCAAGTATGAAAATACAGTTGAGGTTGAGCTTCCTGTTTATGATGCAATTTTGAAGTTCCAAAAAG ATCGAGACCCTGGTAAAGATCTCTTTGATAAGCTGGATACACATAAATTGAATGCTCATCTGAAAGAACTCATGCCTGGCTTAACAGCAAAAGTTTTCCGCACATTCAATGCATCTATCACATTGGATGATAAG TTGAATAAAGACACTAAAGATGGAGATGCTGCAGAAAAGATTGTTGTTTATCAGCATGCCAATAAACAG GTTGCAATCATCTGTAATCATCAACGGAGTGTTTCAAAATCTCACAGTGCACAAATGACTAAACTAAATGAGAAAATTGATGAACTTCAG GATGTTCTGAAGGAGCTGAAAGTAGATTTGGACAGGGCAAGAAAAGGAAAGTCCCCTACAAAGAGTTCAGATGGAAAAAGCAAACGAAGCTTAACTCCCGAAGT GCTAGAGAAAAAGATATctcaaaccaatgcaaaaattcAGAAAATGCAACGTGATATGAAGACAAAAGAAGATCTTAAAACTATAGCATTGGGCACATCCAAGATAAACTATCTCGACCCCAGGATTACAGTTGCCTGGTGCAAGCGGCATGAGGTTCCCATTGAGAAG CTTTTCACAAAATCTCTGCTGGCAAAATTTGCTTGGGCAATGAATGTGGACCCAGATTTCAGATTCTGA
- the LOC131637835 gene encoding DNA topoisomerase 1 beta-like isoform X3: MTKLNEKIDELQDVLKELKVDLDRARKGKSPTKSSDGKSKRSLTPEVLEKKISQTNAKIQKMQRDMKTKEDLKTIALGTSKINYLDPRITVAWCKRHEVPIEKLFTKSLLAKFAWAMNVDPDFRF, from the exons ATGACTAAACTAAATGAGAAAATTGATGAACTTCAG GATGTTCTGAAGGAGCTGAAAGTAGATTTGGACAGGGCAAGAAAAGGAAAGTCCCCTACAAAGAGTTCAGATGGAAAAAGCAAACGAAGCTTAACTCCCGAAGT GCTAGAGAAAAAGATATctcaaaccaatgcaaaaattcAGAAAATGCAACGTGATATGAAGACAAAAGAAGATCTTAAAACTATAGCATTGGGCACATCCAAGATAAACTATCTCGACCCCAGGATTACAGTTGCCTGGTGCAAGCGGCATGAGGTTCCCATTGAGAAG CTTTTCACAAAATCTCTGCTGGCAAAATTTGCTTGGGCAATGAATGTGGACCCAGATTTCAGATTCTGA
- the LOC131637834 gene encoding heat shock 70 kDa protein 4-like, whose translation MRNTIKDDKIAGKLDSTDKKKIEDAIKQAIQWLDINQLAEADEFEDKMKKLEGLCYPIIAKMYQGGAGPDMGAAADDDDAPTGGSDVGPKIKEVD comes from the coding sequence ATGAGGAACACCATTAAGGATGATAAGATTGCAGGTAAACTTGATTCAACTGACAAAAAGAAGATTGAGGACGCCATTAAGCAGGCTATCCAGTGGCTAGACATCAACCAGCTTGCTGAGGCAGATGAGTTTGAGGACAAGATGAAAAAACTTGAAGGCCTCTGCTACCCTATCATTGCAAAGATGTACCAGGGTGGTGCAGGTCCTGACATGGGTGCTGCTGCAGATGATGATGATGCTCCTACTGGTGGAAGTGATGTAGGTCCCAAGATTAAGGAAGTTGACTAA